One Aptenodytes patagonicus chromosome 7, bAptPat1.pri.cur, whole genome shotgun sequence genomic window, ATAGTAACATTCCTGTTCCACAAATTAAGATCTGAGGCAAAACCATTTTTCACAATTAAGTAGTGAATATTATTAACAAGTATTCGACTCAGCTGGATGTGCTAAAGCTGGTCTCAGCGAGGTGGAACGAAAGAGAGACACCAGGGGAGCTTTCTAAAGACAAACCTTGGTAGAACAAACTTCAGAATTTATTGGTGGTACAAAAATTTCCAACTGGGGGCAACAGAAAGCATGGTATTTCACAGTTAGGTCATTTTTTACTGAACCTATGGGGAAAGAAAGTGTTACAACTTTTCAAAACTAACATGAGGGAAACTGGGTGACTGCTTACTTCATCAAAATATGGAAAATGCTActagagcttttaaaaaaaaaaaaggtactgggGAAATTCCCATTTTCAGTCTCGCATTCTGCTAATAATTCCACTTCTGACCCCTTCAGTGAACTTATCATTAGACTCACTGCGCTGTCTTCTATTTATTAGCAGCACAACACGatcaaaaaagaacatttcagcaaaatattttgaaaagttctGTTCAGTAACAGCTAAAGGACAAGACTTTTCAGCACCGTATTCtggattaatgaaaaaataatcctACAGTACATCCTCAGCTTTGAGAATCAATCATTTCTTCTGAGGACATGACAACACTGTTAACATTTCCGACCCAACATTTTTTTGCCTTCAACTCTGCACCTGTTAAATGGGCACAGTGCTCCTTACCATCTTTGCTAAGCTTTTGAGGCCTTACGTAAGAGGCAGGTGTTAGTACTTAAAAGTGACCAGCTAAAACATGTTGTACCTATTTTATTCTGGGcgcctctgaaaatgaaaagaaccTGGTTTTCTCCGACATACATTCATTTTAGACTACACCACTTTTCAGTACTGTAAACGAAAGATAAAAGCAATAAAACTGCACTGACCTTTTCCTTAATGTAGACTCACAAACCTTGACCACCCTGATGACCTCTTTAACAGTACGTCGGAAATCATGCATTCTTGCTGCCACTAGCAGAGCTAGAGAATAAGCAGGGAAAGTCAatgtcaaaaagaagaaaatttcctgaagaaaagcagaaaacagtcaGGTAACTATACCCTCTCTTTGTCCCTGCCTTCAGCTAAAGAGCTGTAAATGCTTGTGCTCAGCTGTGTCCCTGAATACAGGTGATTGACTTGACTTTACAAACTTTGCTTCCTACCCAATAAAATTAAGCTGATTGCAAATTGCACCCTGAAAAATTCTGTGCTTTAGCATTTGGGAAACCATGGTCAGCTCTTAAATACAGCACAAGAACACCTCATTGTTCACATATTTTCAGAGTTACCGTCTTTTTAGCAGAATTTACTCGTCCTGAATAAAAAGATCTCCAGTTGACTCTTCCAGAAACCAGAAGTGAAACACTGAATCCACTTAAGCCGTTATCCTCATTGCTGTCACCACTATCACTGTCTTCCTAGTGCCCAAGTGCTCGCAAGACCCGCTATACAGCTAGGTAACTAGTACTGGCTGCATTTACATTAGCGTGTTGATTCAGAGCACTAGCTCCGTTTTGAAGCATCACCCCCACTCACCGTGCAGTGGCCCAGTGCGCGGAACAGTTTTAAGCATGCAAAAGTGATTCCTTTCAGAGGAAACTAAACCACAGCTCCACTTCAGGTATGTGTTTGAAGTGCTCCAGTTCCTAATGGGAACATCAGGGGCTGAACTAACAACTGGTCCTTCAAACAACGTATGGCACAGACATTTAGGCCAGAGAACCAAACTAAACCCAGTCCACAGTACACCACATGAACTGCATATTGCGTGGATGGATGTAGGGGACTCGGTACCACCTGCTTCAATCTATTGATCCATGTCTGTTGAATCAAATTACTTGCTCGTGTGGATATAGTCTATGTAGTGAATCAAAGACCAGGCTGGTCTCCCATAGAGCCTATACTCAATTTTTTAGCAACGTGCAACAAGCAAGTACTATTAACAAAAAGAGGCTAGAAACTTCAGGAAGATTGCATAGTCCTGGGTTCCCTAAGGTTTGAGCGCTATTTCTCATTCCAGCATGCACATGTAAgatctttcaaataaaataaagcgCATACATGAACTCTGTGACTATCTACACCCTTCGTTACTCTGACCTCACTGGCTGGTACTGACTACCTTTTAACCTAGCCCTCCCAAACCAGTAGGTTTTTTGTAAGCATCATGACAGCAATGGATCTCggaaaaagatgaagaaggagaggaaaataatttcacagaaCAGGTCAAAGAGGGCATTTCTTGCATAAGACTCTGTGTAAAGACACAAATCAAAGTGCTCGCACTAATGGTGTCATTTTAGCTGACAAAAAGCCTTTTAGCAGCTAGAGCTTGCAGAGAGTAGGGGCGAGAAGAGCACCAGAAAGGAGGTTAAAATATCCAAAACGTAAGATACAAAGGATCTGAGCAAGTAATGTAGGAGCAAGGGCAAAAATAAAGTTTGAGTTTCAGAAACTATTTCGATGAGGCCTATATAATCTGTAGGTGCCTGACGGCACAAAACCCAGAGAACATGGCATCACCGAGGAAACGAGAAAGGCCTCGTCTGTTCCCAACTCCCAGACCCTCCCGTCCAACCCGCTGCGGGGGAAGCGATACACCCAGCGTCTGAAATACCTGCTCCACAGAGCCCGGAGGGCCGGCGGCCGGTGTGCATCCAGTCCCGCTTCATTCTCTGCAACAGCCTGAGAGCCGTCATGGACACCTCGTGGTTCTTATCCCCAAACTCAAGCATGTGTGCAAAACGAGGAATATATAAACACGGATCTGCaagagaaaataatacaattatttCTAATCCTAACCTTTGATCTAGGAAACGCAGTACTTGAGCAGCAGTACTGTGGGGCTGCCGTGGTTGGCTTGCTTCACATCTCGGCAAACAACACGGACTGTGCTGCTGGGCCAGATCCTCTGATCACTAAGCTTTAGAAGCACCTTTTTAGTTTAGTTCAGctaaaacaaaatcctttcttgCTTTATAGACCTTTAAAGCACTGCACAAAGTTTTTCTTACGTGCTTTTCAGGGTCCAAGGCTGCACATGCTGACTCTGACACGTGAGCAGTGTTACTGGTATCAGTGAAATTATGCACAAAGCTAAGCGTTCGCAAAAGCTTTTGCAGAATGAGGACGTAATTTAGGCGCAAAACTTCTAACATCTCCTGCAAAGTAACAAATAAGCTAACTTGCATGTCTCGTCTCACACCCACCTACAAAccaagcttcaaaaaaaaaattcatttgcttaaAAACCCATGTCCCTAACAAAAGTCTACTTGCATCTTCAGAGTTAATTCCAGCTCCTTCTCGACTCATATCCCACCAATACAAAACGCTGTTTATTACAGATACTGAGGCATACTCTCCATCAGCATAAATTGCTGGAACCCAATTAACGTCAACAGCGCTTATGACAATTTACATCAGCCACGGATCTGCCTCCAGATGTATAAACTTATTTCAAGTGTTGGTGTTATCAGCTTCAAACCAACCGAAATATGTCGGTACGGATTGTGCTTTGCCTAAACCAATTTATAATTTATCAAACAATCTTGTAAAAGCTATACTTAACACATGTTTACTCTTATTTGAGGTAtcaatttctcatttcctgccagCCTTTTATCACTTAACCGAAAATCCATGATGTACGGTAAATTGTTAACTATTAGTCTCAACTCAATTTCCTTAGCTGATCCCCTGTGTGGGCACTTAAACTGATAAAGATGAAAACTCAGTTCGAAACACTGGAATAATCTTACGGATTTACAATTAATCAAAGCAGTTTAATTTAGCACCAAGTTCTAACAATGATGCCCTGTTGCTATCCGTAATTACCAAGATCACACCGCAGGTGATTACACCTGTCAGCCCTGCAGAagcatttaaatgaaagcatttatcAAGCAAAAACTTCCAAACACATCTCcttcaaaactgaagaaatgcCAGAGTGGAGTCACCTCCTAAACATGACCCTAAAAATCAAAGGTTGTGGAAAGATTAACCGATCCCCACGATTCTTAAGGGCAGGTGTTCTGTATTTCCAAGTATGATTTTATAAAACTGTACTCAACAGAAATAACCGATTCCAAAatacaacaataacaaaaaaaaccctttcggAAGCGATAGCCTAGGGTTCAACAGACGTTTAAACTTCGCTCTTCGCACTACAGAAACGCGCGCGGCGTTGCAAAGCGATGCCTGGTTTGCTTTCCGATTTCTCTTATCCCGAGGGCCCAActtcagctcctccagccgccccgAGCAGAGGCAGGCAATTCACAGCTTTCTCTTCAGAGCTGAGTTTCGGGAGCATTTACACGTTTGCATTGTGGCTGTTCAGACATTTCTGCCGGCATTCATGCCCACAGGTCATCTGACAAAAGATTGCACATCGTTAATTTAAATTCTGAAGCTACCAAAcagccagaaaatgaaaatgcGGGTCGGTTTTAAGTGAAAAGCCTTAAAGAGGCCATAAATGGCTAGAATGCAATACTAGCAATGTAGAAATTAAATGCAGGCCCAAGGTTAACATAAACATAGCCTACATggatgcaaacatttaaaaaaaaatatatttttttttttaaaagttgtagaACCCGAACGCCTGGAATCCTTTCACGTGTAGGAAACAAGCACCGGCGCACCACGGGTGCCCTGTTCCCAGGCGAGTCCCCTTTGCAAGTTCAAGCGGGGCAAAACCCGCCGGCTTTCCTGAACGGGGACTGCAGGGGCCGTGAAGCAGGtagcaagaaaaacatttattttcttgtttaagaAAGAAGCAGCTGTCTTTCTGAAgactttcccttctccccctATCCCAGCGGCGACTCGGGACTCGGACTTTTGGAAGCACCTGGATGCCACATAGTCATTAacaggaatataaaaaaattccCAGGAAACGGCTCAAAAGAGTGACTTCCCCACCAACACAGTAACCGGGACGGCAGGGCCGGGGAGAGGAGTGGGAGCCGTGCTCCCCTGCCAGCCCACCCCCACGGGAAGGGGCACGGAGAGGGCGGCCGAGGAGGGTCACTCCCCGCTGAAACACCCCCGGAAGGCGAGCGGGGGCCCAGCCCGGGAGGGCCCGCACAACCGGGGCACGGCGGCTTCGGGGCTGCgaagaaaggggaggaaaaatcccCCTGCAACTTCCCCGACCTAAAGAATTCCGCCCCGATCGTGCCCCCAGCGCCCGCAGCCGCCCCAGgcgccggccccggcggggcagcgcggcggcccgGTCCCCCCCGCTgagctgcgcggcggcggcggagcggggcagTGTCGCAGCGCGGCGGCGCCCCCGCCCGGACCGGCCGGGAAGGGCGGTGcgcgcccggggccgcccgcctcgctccgctccgccccgccgcgaGAGCCCCCAGGCCGCACGGCGGGGCCGGtctcccgtgtccccccccgcgCTTGTTGCCGCTGCGGTAatccggcgggggcgggggcggggggggggaccgACACCGAACGGCGGGGGGACCGCGGGGCTCGCTCCCGGTGCCCGCTTGGCGCGGCGGTGCTCGGCCCTGCGCACGTACACGCACCCCCCGTGCCGGTGCCCGGCGCCACGGCGGCAGCGCCCCCGGctgggcgcgggggggggggggggaaggagggggcacCGGGGCGCGCGGAAGACTGACacacggcggggcggggggcggctcccccgccgCTCCCCATTGGCGCGGGCGGCCGTGACGCGCGGCGCGGAGGCTGCCTATTAGGGCGGGAGGCGGAGGCAGGGCCCGGCAGAGCCGCGCCGAGCCCAGCCGCGCAGCGCCGCATCCCGCCGCCGCGAGGGGAGCGCCGagggcagcgccgcccgcccgccgcggagGAGCCGGGGCGCCCCGCGGCCAGCAACGCCCCTGACGCGGGCGGGAGGAGCGCGGAGGAGCAGCGCCGTgtggcggcggccgccgcggagagaggaggaaagttggtgcgagcggcggcggcggcggcggggccgcccgggagCGGGACTGCGGAGAGCCACCGCCTCGCctcggcccggccgccgcggatGTGCCCCCGCCGGGCGGGGAAGGACGGAGCGGAGCGCGGTCGCTGGCAGCGGGGATCGGGCGGCTGGCTGCGCTTCACCCTCGGCGGGCTGCTGCACTCTGAGGATTTGTGGATTGACTGTCGCTCCTGACCCACCGCCTCGGCtggatttgtggggttttgttgctggattttggctcttttttttcttctttatttttctctcctctttgctcGGGGGAAGGAACTGCCTGCCAGCCCCGCTCGGGTTCCCCACTGCAATCGTGGCAGTGCCGTGGAGGCTGGGACCCCCCGCTTCAAGCCAAGGTGAGCGCTGGCAGGGATCCGATACAGCACCATCCCTTTCCCCCCGGAAAGGTGCGTCGGGCTCGTAACCAAAGAGCGCGCACAcacgccaaaaaaaaaaaaaaaaagccgcccTGCATCTAGAAGCATACAAAATATCCAGCTAGAGGGACTCGCATTTGGGATTTGTGAGTCCTCTTGCTCATGCCACTGACCCATGGTTGCCTCAATGGCAGGATCATGAagtgtttgactttttttcttctgcttccagagACCTTAAAGAAGTCCAAAAAGAGCGTGAGGTCAAACGGCAAGGTGCCAGGATGCTATGAGATAGTGCCCCTGTCCCTGAAGAAGAAGATGGCTGCAGAACTTTACCCTGCCAGCACCAACACCAACATTGCAAACAGCaacgccgccgccgccaccgctgCCAACAGCAAGAAGAACgccctgcagctccagcagagcgcccagccgcccccgccgccccagcTCCAGAACCTCAACAACAACAACTTGGAGAGCGCCAACTGGCAGTCCTTCCACCCCACGCTGCGGGAGAGGTAAGGGCCAGGCCCCGCCGgaccctccccgggcgggcgggagaggtgcccggcccggcccggccccgcgcaccTGCGCCAAGGGCAGGCGTGAGGGCTGGGCCGCCGCGGCGAGGGCGGCCCGGGACGGGATGGACCCGCGGGGGACGCCGGCGGGAGGCTCGGGCGGCCGCGTGCCAGCGGGGCCGCGGCACCGGGTGAGGGGCTGCCCGCGGCTAACGGggcttctcccccctcccctcgctCGCAGGAACGCGCTGATGTTCAATAACGAACTCATGGCTGACGTTCACTTCATCGTGGGCCCGCCGGGGGCATCCAAGAAAGTTCCTGCCCATAAGGTTTGTGCAGAtaatttttggctttttaataCTGCTGTGTGTATCGCCTTCTCCCCCTGCCTTACAAAgagttccacttttttttttcctaattacgGCTCTCATCTAATCTCAGAAGTAATTCACATACGCTGCAATTAAAGGGAACAGTCTAAGGCAGTCTTCTGCCTCCACTGTAGCTTTTAACTTTCCGTAAGTGTAGCTGTTATCGAAAGCCAGCACGCTCAGCTATTACTGATACATATtactgaggcttctctctctttattttccaGTATGTTTTGGCCGTTGGTAGCTCTGTCTTCTATGCTATGTTTTACGGTGATCTCGCAGAGGTCAAATCTGAAATCCATATACCAGATGTGGAACCTGCAGCCTTTCTAATCCTATTAAAGTAAGTGGCCACTACAAGTCTACTAATTACGTGGAGAGAATCAAAGTAGCTTATAAAATATACATCTCCTAATTGGCAGTGTGCAATACGCACTTATTACTGTTTACTTAATGTGCTGACAAATACTGAACGTCAGATTTGCTGCCAGCAAAGATCACTATAGATCGGTCTTTTGTGgcctatatatttttttcctaagaaactatttttttttttcctatctagaTATATGTATAGTGATGAAATAGACCTGGAAGCTGACACGGTTCTGGCTACGCTGTATGCTGCCAAGAAGTACATCGTGCCGGCCCTAGCAAAGGCCTGCGTCAATTTTCTGGAGACCAGTTTAGAAGCGAAGAACGCTTGTGTCCTGCTGTCTCAGAGCAGGCTCTTTGAGGAGCCAGAGCTGACCCAGCGCTGCTGGGAAGTGATTGATGCTCAAGCAGAAATGGCACTGAAGTCAGAGGGCTTCTGCGAGATAGATCAACAAACACTAGAGATCATTGTAACCCGGGAGGCGCTCAACACCAAGGAAGTGGTAGTTTTCGAGGCTGTTCTCAACTGGGCAGAGGCTGAATGCAAAAGACAAGGGCTGCCGGTTACGCCACGCAACAAGAGGAATGTATTGGGGAAAGCTTTGTACTTGGTGCGGATTCCGACCATGACTTTGGAAGAGTTTGCCAACGGAGCTGCCCAGTCCGACATCCTCACCCTTGAGGAAACTCACAACATATTCCTCTGGTACACAGCCGCAAATAAACCCAAACTAGAGTTTCCgctgacaaaaagaaaaggacttgTACCTCAGCGATGCCATCGGTTTCAGTCGTCTGCATATCGCAGCAATCAGTGGAGGTACCGAGGGCGATGTGACAGTATTCAGTTTGCCGTAGACAAACGGATATTTATAGCAGGACTGGGATTGTATGGCTCAAGCTGTGGCAAAGCTGAATACAGCGTCAAAATCGAACTGAAGCGCTTAGGAGTTGTCCTTGCTCAAAATCTGACAAAGTTTACCTCTGACGGCTCCAGTAACACTTTCTCTGTGTGGTTTGAACACCCTGTGCAGGTTGAGCAAGACACATTTTACAATGTAAGTGCTATTCTTGATGGTAACGAACTCAGTTACTTCGGGCAAGAGGGAATGACTGAAGTCCAGTGTGGGAAAGTGACATTCCAGTTCCAATGCTCCTCGGACAGTACTAATGGAACCGGAGTACAAGGAGGACAAATACCTGAGCTCATTTTCTATGCATGATGCATTTCACCTTGATTGTATTCCAATACTGCAACCATGCACATTAAGGGATTTTTCAATTTTACTACGAACTCTGCAGCAGTATGGAATGTTATGCTACTTACCTATCTGCTACATCAGGCTATACAAATAAGTGAAGGAATGCTCTTgaatttaatcttattttatttat contains:
- the BTBD6 gene encoding BTB/POZ domain-containing protein 6 isoform X2, with amino-acid sequence MAAELYPASTNTNIANSNAAAATAANSKKNALQLQQSAQPPPPPQLQNLNNNNLESANWQSFHPTLRERNALMFNNELMADVHFIVGPPGASKKVPAHKYVLAVGSSVFYAMFYGDLAEVKSEIHIPDVEPAAFLILLKYMYSDEIDLEADTVLATLYAAKKYIVPALAKACVNFLETSLEAKNACVLLSQSRLFEEPELTQRCWEVIDAQAEMALKSEGFCEIDQQTLEIIVTREALNTKEVVVFEAVLNWAEAECKRQGLPVTPRNKRNVLGKALYLVRIPTMTLEEFANGAAQSDILTLEETHNIFLWYTAANKPKLEFPLTKRKGLVPQRCHRFQSSAYRSNQWRYRGRCDSIQFAVDKRIFIAGLGLYGSSCGKAEYSVKIELKRLGVVLAQNLTKFTSDGSSNTFSVWFEHPVQVEQDTFYNVSAILDGNELSYFGQEGMTEVQCGKVTFQFQCSSDSTNGTGVQGGQIPELIFYA
- the BTBD6 gene encoding BTB/POZ domain-containing protein 6 isoform X1; this encodes MPLTHGCLNGRIMKCLTFFLLLPETLKKSKKSVRSNGKVPGCYEIVPLSLKKKMAAELYPASTNTNIANSNAAAATAANSKKNALQLQQSAQPPPPPQLQNLNNNNLESANWQSFHPTLRERNALMFNNELMADVHFIVGPPGASKKVPAHKYVLAVGSSVFYAMFYGDLAEVKSEIHIPDVEPAAFLILLKYMYSDEIDLEADTVLATLYAAKKYIVPALAKACVNFLETSLEAKNACVLLSQSRLFEEPELTQRCWEVIDAQAEMALKSEGFCEIDQQTLEIIVTREALNTKEVVVFEAVLNWAEAECKRQGLPVTPRNKRNVLGKALYLVRIPTMTLEEFANGAAQSDILTLEETHNIFLWYTAANKPKLEFPLTKRKGLVPQRCHRFQSSAYRSNQWRYRGRCDSIQFAVDKRIFIAGLGLYGSSCGKAEYSVKIELKRLGVVLAQNLTKFTSDGSSNTFSVWFEHPVQVEQDTFYNVSAILDGNELSYFGQEGMTEVQCGKVTFQFQCSSDSTNGTGVQGGQIPELIFYA